The Chiloscyllium punctatum isolate Juve2018m chromosome 42, sChiPun1.3, whole genome shotgun sequence genome includes a region encoding these proteins:
- the LOC140465640 gene encoding kelch-like protein 10 has translation MMKLIIEYAYTRTVPVTVENVERLLAAADQFNVLGIVRACCEFLESQLCLENCIGICKFADYYFCPELRHKAYMYILHHFEEIVKVSEEFLELSAFELRDIIEKDELNVKQEDVVFDAILKWIAQDPDLRKKCIVILLPKVRLALMNAEYFMNNVKNNDYVKDNDDCKPIIINALKAMYDLNMNGPSNSDFRNPLTRPRLPYSILFAIGGWSGGSPTNAIEAYDARADRWVNVTCEEESPRAYHGAAYLNGFVYIIGGFDSVDYFNSVKRFDPVKKSWQQVAPMHSRRCYVSVTVLDCFIYAMGGFDGYVRLNTAERYEPETNQWTLIAPMHEQRSDASATTLHGKVYICGGFNGNECLFTAEFYTPETNQWTTIAPMRSRRSGVGVIAYGECVYAVGGFDGANRLRSAEAYSPLTNTWRTLPTMFNPRSNFGIEVVDDLLFVVGGFNGFTTTFNVECYDEKTDEWYDAHDMSIYRSALSCCVVPGLPNVREYAAPRDSLLGLLSREEQIKYSASTSLLAV, from the exons ATGATGAAGCTCATCATAGAATATGCATACACTCGGACAGTCCCAGTCACTGTGGAAAATGTTGAGAGACTCCTGGCTGCTGCAGATCAGTTCAATGTCCTGGGAATTGTCAGAGCTTGTTGTGAATTCCTTGAATCTCAGTTATGCCTTGAAAACTGCATCGGGATTTGCAAATTTGCAGACTACTACTTCTGCCCAGAACTCCGACATAAAGCCTACATGTATATCCTACACCATTTTGAGGAGATAGTGAAGGTGAGTGAGGAGTTCCTAGAGCTGTCAGCCTTTGAGCTCAGAGACATCATTGAAAAGGATGAATTGAATGTGAAACAAGAAGATGTAGTATTTGATGCCATTCTCAAGTGGATTGCCCAAGACCCAGACCTCAGGAAAAAGTGCATTGTCATACTGCTGCCCAAG GTCAGACTGGCCCTTATGAATGCCGAATACTTTATGAATAACGTGAAGAACAACGACTACGTGAAGGATAACGATGACTGCAAGCCCATCATCATCAACGCGCTGAAGGCCATGTACGACCTGAACATGAACGGACCTTCCAACTCGGATTTCCGTAACCCGTTGACCAGACCCCGGCTGCCGTACTCCATCCTGTTCGCCATCGGGGGCTGGAGTGGGGGCAGTCCCACCAACGCCATCGAGGCTTACGATGCCCGGGCGGACCGCTGGGTGAATGTGACCTGTGAGGAGGAGAGTCCCCGTGCCTACCATGGAGCCGCCTACCTGAACGGCTTCGTTTACATTATCGGAGGCTTCGACAGTGTCGATTACTTCAACAGTGTCAAGCGCTTTGACCCGGTCAAGAAGAGTTGGCAGCAAGTGGCGCCCATGCACTCCCGCCGCTGCTATGTCAGTGTCACGGTGCTCGACTGCTTCATCTACGCCATGGGCGGATTCGACGGCTACGTCCGCCTCAACACCGCCGAGCGGTACGAGCCCGAGACTAACCAGTGGACACTCATCGCCCCCATGCACGAACAGCGAAGCGATGCCAGTGCCACCACCCTCCACGGCAAG GTTTACATTTGCGGAGGATTCAATGGTAATGAGTGCTTGTTCACAGCCGAATTCTACACTCCTGAAACCAACCAATGGACAACCATAGCACCTATGAGGAGCAGGCGTAGCGGCGTTGGCGTTATAGCTTATGGTGAATGCGTATACGCA GTCGGAGGATTTGATGGAGCCAATCGTCTCCGGAGTGCTGAAGCCTACAGCCCACTCACCAACACCTGGCGTACCTTACCCACTATGTTTAATCCACGGAGTAATTTTGGAATTGAGGTGGTGGATGATCTGTTGTTTGTTGTGGGCGGTTTCAATGGTTTCACAACGACGTTCAACGTAGAGTGTTATGATGAGAAGACAGATGAATGGTATGATGCCCATGACATGAGCATCTACCGCAGTGCCCTGAGTTGCTGTGTTGTGCCAGGACTACCCAATGTTAGAGAATATGCAGCACCCAGAGACAGTCTGCTGGGATTACTGTCCCGTGAGGAACAAATAAAATACTCTGCCTCTACCAGTCTCTTAGCAGTATGA